One region of Streptomyces sp. TLI_171 genomic DNA includes:
- a CDS encoding IS3 family transposase gives MTVHPFIEAEKQAGHNVKRACELLQVSRAAFYARRNGEPGPRAVRDTEPTSKITEIHADSRGSYGAPRVHAQLQQSGDRCGRRRVARLMRQAGLEGRHRRRRHRTTIPDPRAATRPDLVLRDFQPDPTALDARWCGDITYIPTEEGWLYLATVIDIASRRVVGWATADHLRTELVADALRAACRTRRPSGPVIFHTDRGCQYTSREFGSLASDFGVRLSVGRTGQCWDNALAESFFATLKRELVGDRTWPSRAAVRSAIFEWIEGWYNIRRLHSSLGYRSPAEYETVLAA, from the coding sequence GTGACGGTCCACCCGTTCATCGAGGCGGAGAAGCAGGCAGGGCACAACGTCAAACGAGCGTGTGAACTGCTCCAGGTCTCCCGTGCCGCCTTCTACGCTCGCCGCAACGGCGAGCCCGGTCCCCGCGCCGTCCGCGACACCGAGCCGACCTCGAAGATCACCGAGATCCACGCGGACTCCAGGGGAAGCTACGGAGCCCCACGCGTCCACGCCCAGCTCCAGCAGAGCGGCGACCGGTGCGGACGACGCAGGGTCGCCAGGCTGATGCGCCAGGCAGGCCTTGAGGGTCGGCACCGCCGCCGGCGCCACCGCACCACGATCCCGGACCCGCGGGCGGCCACCCGGCCGGACCTGGTCCTGCGCGACTTCCAGCCCGACCCGACCGCCCTCGATGCGCGCTGGTGCGGCGACATCACGTACATCCCGACCGAGGAGGGCTGGCTCTACCTGGCCACGGTCATCGACATCGCCTCGCGTCGTGTCGTCGGCTGGGCCACCGCCGACCATCTGCGGACCGAACTGGTCGCCGATGCCCTGCGGGCAGCCTGCCGGACCCGCCGCCCATCGGGTCCGGTGATCTTCCATACGGATCGCGGTTGCCAGTACACCAGTCGTGAATTCGGTTCTCTGGCAAGTGACTTCGGCGTCCGCCTGTCGGTCGGACGGACTGGGCAGTGCTGGGACAACGCGCTCGCCGAGTCGTTCTTCGCCACCCTGAAACGGGAGCTGGTCGGCGACCGAACGTGGCCGAGCCGGGCGGCTGTCCGTTCCGCGATCTTCGAGTGGATCGAGGGCTGGTACAACATACGCAGGCTGCACAGCAGCCTCGGCTACCGCAGCCCCGCCGAGTACGAGACCGTCCTCGCGGCCTGA
- a CDS encoding integrase core domain-containing protein codes for MIRTESGMPTARFCRLIGVPERTWRRQQARARQGVQARGPWPRPARESVRETARRHALAHPAWGHRKVWAMCRHDGHRVSQATVLRLLRDEGLLLEANYQRERRQLAARRKAAFATGPTGPNQVWQLDFSEFETASGGTWRLAGCRDYWSKYELGWHVSPTANQHDAIAAIELAIREAESLAGKPLAELAPRDADGTVKPLVTIVTDNGGPFRSFRIEAFIATRPELRHVRTRVRTPGQNGSRERGFGSLKYEKLFLEEIPDALDLVRHAEDYRRDYNTVRPHEALAWNRTHDVHTGAADPLIPNFPEPENLPTA; via the coding sequence GTGATCCGCACCGAGTCGGGCATGCCGACCGCGAGGTTCTGCCGGCTCATCGGCGTGCCCGAGCGGACTTGGCGCCGCCAGCAGGCCCGCGCCCGCCAGGGCGTGCAGGCCAGAGGACCGTGGCCGCGCCCGGCCCGCGAGAGCGTCCGGGAGACCGCCCGTCGGCACGCGCTGGCCCACCCCGCCTGGGGCCACCGCAAGGTGTGGGCAATGTGCCGCCACGACGGCCACCGCGTCTCACAGGCGACCGTGCTGCGGCTGCTGCGGGACGAGGGCCTGCTGCTGGAGGCGAACTACCAGCGGGAACGGCGCCAGCTCGCCGCCCGCCGCAAGGCCGCCTTCGCGACCGGGCCGACCGGCCCGAACCAGGTCTGGCAGCTCGACTTCTCCGAGTTCGAGACCGCCTCGGGTGGCACCTGGCGGCTCGCGGGCTGCCGGGACTACTGGTCGAAGTACGAGCTGGGCTGGCACGTGTCGCCCACCGCGAACCAGCACGACGCCATCGCCGCGATCGAACTTGCCATCAGGGAAGCGGAGTCGCTGGCCGGAAAGCCACTGGCCGAGCTCGCCCCGCGCGACGCGGACGGGACCGTGAAGCCGCTGGTCACCATCGTCACCGACAACGGCGGACCGTTCCGCTCGTTCCGCATCGAGGCGTTCATCGCCACCCGCCCCGAACTGCGACACGTCCGCACCCGGGTCCGCACGCCCGGCCAGAACGGCTCACGCGAGCGCGGCTTCGGCTCGCTCAAGTACGAGAAGCTGTTCCTCGAGGAGATCCCCGACGCCCTCGACCTCGTCCGGCACGCCGAGGACTACCGGCGCGACTACAACACCGTCCGACCGCACGAGGCCCTGGCCTGGAACCGGACCCACGACGTCCACACCGGCGCCGCGGACCCGCTCATCCCCAACTTTCCCGAACCCGAAAACCTGCCAACTGCTTGA
- a CDS encoding DNA/RNA non-specific endonuclease — protein sequence MPGSSRGATIAIDELLGDEPQPEPDPEPDPRSGPRPTPLDQQRKTDCRNAGGQGWVNLGSTDPNYGNRATGIEACLDSAYLATHPGSDPDVKKVTPPGYLWGKSYAGWLGLDSRYTINACHLLASQLSGSGTDLRNLSTCSRAANTYTSPPGSIDENMYYWEDQVKVAIDSGQVVHYRVVPKYLGDRTAPVSYEMTAEGVYSDGRPGIRFDEPVPNMLYSPSRGRKNLGAVTDSRTNLPVPIGATP from the coding sequence GTGCCTGGGTCAAGCCGGGGGGCGACCATTGCCATCGACGAACTACTGGGCGACGAACCACAGCCGGAACCCGACCCGGAACCCGACCCGAGGTCCGGACCGCGCCCGACCCCTCTCGACCAGCAGCGCAAAACCGACTGTCGCAACGCCGGTGGACAGGGCTGGGTCAACCTTGGCAGCACCGACCCGAACTACGGCAACCGTGCGACCGGCATCGAAGCTTGCCTCGACAGCGCCTACCTGGCTACGCACCCGGGCAGCGACCCCGACGTGAAGAAGGTCACCCCTCCTGGCTACCTGTGGGGCAAGTCGTATGCGGGCTGGCTCGGTTTGGACTCGCGCTACACCATCAATGCCTGCCATCTGCTCGCTAGCCAGCTCAGCGGCTCCGGAACCGACCTGCGCAACCTGTCGACGTGCTCCCGCGCGGCCAACACCTATACCAGTCCGCCCGGATCCATCGACGAGAACATGTACTACTGGGAGGACCAGGTCAAGGTAGCCATCGATAGCGGGCAGGTCGTCCACTATCGGGTGGTGCCCAAGTACCTTGGGGACCGTACCGCTCCGGTCTCCTACGAGATGACGGCTGAGGGTGTCTACTCGGACGGCCGACCCGGCATCAGGTTCGACGAGCCGGTGCCCAACATGCTCTACAGCCCGAGCCGAGGACGGAAGAATCTAGGAGCAGTGACCGACAGCCGCACCAACTTGCCCGTACCTATCGGCGCCACGCCCTGA